The sequence AAATCGTTACGACCTCGCGGTAATTACCAACGATATCTACACCCGTGAAGATGCCGAATTTCTGTTGCGTCATAACGTCTTAGAACAGGAACGTATTATGGGGGTCGAAACGGGTGGTTGCCCGCATACCGCTATTCGAGAAGATGCGTCAATGAATTTATCGGCTGTTGCCGAATTGCAGGAAAAGTTTCCTGCATTAGATGTGATACTAATTGAAAGTGGTGGTGATAATTTAGCGGCCACATTTAGCCCAGAGCTATCCGACCTTACGCTGTATGTTATAGACGTTTCTGCGGGCGACAAAATCCCACGAAAAGGAGGGCCCGGTATTACAAAATCGGATCTACTGATTATCAATAAAATAGACCTTGCTCCAATGGTTGGCGCAGACCTTAGCGTAATGGACCGCGACGCGAAAAAAATGCGTGGCGAAAAACCGTTTGTATTTTCGAACCTTAAAGACAATACCGGCCTTAGCACCATTATTGCCTTTATCGAACAACAAGGCATGTTAAACCCTTAGTAAGGTATTGACAGGACAGGCTTATGGATACCACCGCACTTACAAGTTTCCTTATGATGGGGCTCGCGCTCGGCGTTGTACACGCGTTCGACCCGGATCATGTTGCGGCGGTGGGCGGCCTAACCTCGAGTGAAAACCAACGCTCATGCTCCACTGCGCCGCGCTCACGTTTAGCAACCTTTCGGTTTGGTTTGCATTGGTCACTTGGGCACGGCTTCGCGCTGCTACTGGTTTCGTTACTGGTCTTGCTAGCGGGTAGTGCGATACCCGTTAACTTAAGTGAGTTTGCAGAACGCGCTGTGGCTTACGCGTTAATCTTGATTGGATTAT is a genomic window of Teredinibacter purpureus containing:
- the ureG gene encoding urease accessory protein UreG, which encodes MTLKKPALRLGIGGPVGSGKTALVKALCAELKNRYDLAVITNDIYTREDAEFLLRHNVLEQERIMGVETGGCPHTAIREDASMNLSAVAELQEKFPALDVILIESGGDNLAATFSPELSDLTLYVIDVSAGDKIPRKGGPGITKSDLLIINKIDLAPMVGADLSVMDRDAKKMRGEKPFVFSNLKDNTGLSTIIAFIEQQGMLNP